In one Bradyrhizobium sp. 4 genomic region, the following are encoded:
- the groL gene encoding chaperonin GroEL (60 kDa chaperone family; promotes refolding of misfolded polypeptides especially under stressful conditions; forms two stacked rings of heptamers to form a barrel-shaped 14mer; ends can be capped by GroES; misfolded proteins enter the barrel where they are refolded when GroES binds), which yields MAAKEVKFSVDARDKMLRGVDILANAVKVTLGPKGRNVVLDKSFGAPRITKDGVTVAKEIELEDKFENMGAQMVREVASKSADAAGDGTTTATVLAQAIVREGAKSVAAGMNPMDLKRGIDLAVEAVVADLVKNSKKVTSNDEIAQVGTISANGDAEIGKFLADAMKKVGNEGVITVEEAKSLETELDVVEGMQFDRGYISPYFVTNADKMRVEMDDAYILINEKKLSQLNELLPLLEAVVQTGKPLVIVAEDVEGEALATLVVNRLRGGLKVAAVKAPGFGDRRKAMLQDIAILTGGQAISEDLGIKLENVTLNMLGRAKKVMIDKENTTIVNGAGKKADIEARVSQIKAQIEETTSDYDREKLQERLAKLAGGVAVIRVGGATEVEVKERKDRVDDAMHATRAAVEEGIVPGGGVALLRASEQLKGLRTKNDDQKTGVEIVRKALSAPARQIAINAGEDGSVIVGKVLENKSYAYGFDSQTGEYGNLVTKGIIDPTKVVRTAIQNAASVAALLITTEAMVAELPKKNTGAPAMPPGGGMGGMDF from the coding sequence ATGGCAGCTAAAGAAGTCAAATTCTCGGTCGATGCGCGCGACAAGATGCTTCGCGGCGTCGACATTCTCGCCAACGCGGTGAAGGTCACGCTCGGTCCGAAGGGCCGCAACGTCGTGCTCGACAAGTCGTTCGGCGCTCCCCGCATCACCAAGGACGGCGTCACCGTCGCCAAGGAGATCGAGCTCGAGGACAAGTTCGAGAACATGGGCGCGCAGATGGTGCGCGAAGTCGCCTCCAAGTCCGCTGACGCGGCCGGCGACGGCACCACCACCGCGACCGTGCTAGCCCAGGCGATCGTGCGCGAAGGCGCCAAGTCGGTTGCCGCCGGCATGAACCCGATGGATCTGAAGCGCGGTATCGACCTCGCGGTCGAAGCCGTCGTTGCGGACCTCGTCAAGAACTCCAAGAAGGTGACCTCGAACGACGAGATCGCCCAGGTCGGCACCATCTCGGCCAACGGCGACGCGGAGATCGGCAAGTTCCTCGCCGACGCCATGAAGAAGGTCGGCAACGAGGGTGTCATCACCGTCGAGGAAGCCAAGTCGCTCGAGACCGAGCTCGACGTCGTCGAGGGCATGCAGTTCGACCGCGGCTACATCTCGCCCTACTTCGTCACCAACGCCGACAAGATGCGCGTTGAGATGGACGACGCCTACATCCTCATCAACGAAAAGAAACTGTCTCAGCTCAACGAGCTGCTTCCGCTGCTCGAGGCCGTGGTGCAGACCGGCAAGCCGCTGGTCATCGTCGCCGAGGACGTCGAAGGCGAAGCGCTTGCGACCCTGGTCGTGAACCGTCTCCGTGGCGGCCTGAAGGTCGCGGCCGTCAAGGCTCCCGGCTTCGGCGATCGCCGCAAGGCCATGCTGCAGGACATCGCGATCCTGACCGGTGGCCAGGCGATCTCGGAAGATCTCGGCATCAAGCTCGAGAACGTCACGCTCAACATGCTCGGTCGCGCCAAGAAGGTGATGATCGACAAGGAGAACACCACGATCGTCAACGGCGCCGGCAAGAAGGCCGACATCGAAGCGCGCGTGTCGCAGATCAAGGCGCAGATCGAGGAAACCACCTCGGACTACGACCGTGAGAAGCTCCAGGAGCGTCTTGCCAAGCTCGCAGGCGGCGTCGCGGTGATCCGCGTCGGCGGCGCGACCGAGGTCGAGGTGAAGGAGCGCAAGGATCGCGTTGATGACGCGATGCATGCGACCCGCGCGGCGGTCGAGGAAGGCATCGTCCCGGGCGGCGGCGTCGCCCTGCTCCGTGCCTCCGAGCAGCTCAAGGGCCTGCGCACCAAGAACGACGACCAGAAGACCGGCGTCGAGATCGTGCGCAAGGCGCTCTCCGCGCCCGCTCGCCAGATCGCGATCAACGCCGGTGAAGATGGCTCCGTGATCGTCGGCAAGGTCCTCGAGAACAAGTCGTACGCCTACGGCTTCGACTCCCAGACCGGCGAATATGGCAACCTGGTCACCAAGGGCATCATCGACCCGACCAAGGTGGTCCGCACCGCGATCCAGAACGCAGCTTCCGTGGCGGCCCTGCTGATCACTACCGAGGCCATGGTCGCCGAGCTGCCGAAGAAGAACACCGGCGCGCCCGCGATGCCTCCGGGCGGCGGCATGGGCGGCATGGACTTCTGA
- a CDS encoding co-chaperone GroES, translating to MEFRPLHDRVVVKRIDAEEKTAGGIIIPDTAKEKPSQGEIVAVGPGGRDEAGKLIPIDLKVGDRVLFGKWSGTEVKIDNVDLLIMKESDIMGVLDVPASKKKAA from the coding sequence ATGGAATTCCGTCCGCTTCACGATCGCGTCGTGGTCAAGCGCATCGACGCAGAAGAGAAGACCGCTGGCGGCATCATCATTCCCGACACGGCGAAGGAAAAGCCCTCGCAGGGCGAGATCGTCGCCGTCGGCCCGGGTGGCCGCGACGAAGCTGGCAAGCTGATCCCGATCGACCTGAAGGTCGGCGACCGCGTGCTGTTCGGTAAGTGGTCCGGCACCGAGGTCAAGATCGACAACGTCGACCTGCTGATCATGAAGGAAAGCGACATCATGGGCGTCCTCGACGTCCCCGCTTCCAAGAAGAAGGCGGCCTAA
- the ltrA gene encoding group II intron reverse transcriptase/maturase gives MKSSKETRRMEGRGQPEGSPREKARVRTQSRVALPPNLERVNTAAKQAAQTRFTALLHHVDEDALRRAFRRQKRQASAGVDGITVAKYEERLTDNLRELCGRVHTGRYRPQPVRRVYIPKADGGKRPLGVPALEDKIVQSAVAEVLSSVYEVDFLGFSYGFRPGRNPHMALDALHTAIMSQRVNWVLDADIRNFFDSVDHEWLLRIVAHRIADPRILRLIELWLRAGVLESGEKQETDRGTPQGAGISPLLANIFLHYILDLWTHQWRRRRARGRVVAVRYADDFVMGFESKVDAQEMLLALKARLASFGLMLHEGKTRLIEFGRFAALSRQRRGERRPETFAFLGFTHYCGRTRDGRFIVKHKTEGKRLTRKLTALRQEAWRLMHESLATQHEWFAAVLRGHYGYYGRPHNYPALNGFYREVRRIWLHCLRRRSQKSRRMGWSEFEALTARFRLPVPRITRTWAQARI, from the coding sequence GTGAAGTCGTCGAAGGAAACGAGACGCATGGAGGGAAGGGGCCAGCCCGAGGGGAGCCCGCGCGAGAAGGCCAGGGTCCGGACACAGAGCCGGGTTGCCTTGCCGCCGAACCTCGAACGGGTGAACACGGCAGCCAAGCAGGCTGCCCAAACCCGGTTCACGGCCTTGCTGCACCACGTCGACGAGGACGCTCTGCGTCGGGCGTTTCGACGACAAAAGCGGCAGGCCAGCGCGGGGGTCGACGGGATAACGGTGGCGAAGTACGAAGAGAGGCTCACGGATAACCTCCGGGAGCTCTGCGGACGCGTCCACACGGGTCGCTACCGGCCACAGCCGGTGCGACGAGTCTACATCCCCAAAGCCGATGGCGGTAAGCGGCCTCTCGGTGTGCCGGCGCTAGAGGACAAGATTGTCCAAAGCGCGGTAGCCGAGGTGCTGAGCTCCGTCTACGAGGTCGACTTCCTCGGGTTCTCCTACGGCTTCCGGCCGGGGCGGAATCCTCATATGGCGCTTGACGCCTTGCACACGGCGATCATGAGCCAGCGCGTCAACTGGGTGCTCGATGCCGACATACGCAACTTCTTCGACTCGGTCGACCACGAGTGGCTGCTGCGGATTGTGGCGCACAGGATCGCCGATCCTCGCATATTGCGGCTCATAGAGCTGTGGCTGCGGGCCGGCGTTCTTGAGAGCGGCGAGAAGCAAGAAACGGACAGGGGTACCCCGCAGGGGGCGGGCATCAGTCCGCTCCTCGCCAACATCTTTCTGCACTACATCCTCGATCTCTGGACCCATCAATGGCGCCGTCGCCGCGCACGCGGTCGCGTTGTGGCCGTTCGCTATGCGGACGACTTCGTCATGGGCTTCGAGAGCAAGGTGGATGCGCAGGAGATGCTCTTGGCCCTCAAGGCGCGGCTGGCCAGCTTTGGCCTGATGCTTCATGAGGGCAAGACGCGGTTGATCGAGTTCGGTCGATTTGCGGCCCTCTCGCGTCAGCGGCGCGGCGAGCGGCGACCCGAGACCTTCGCCTTCCTCGGCTTCACCCACTACTGCGGGCGGACCCGGGACGGCCGGTTTATCGTGAAGCACAAGACGGAAGGGAAACGCCTGACGCGCAAGCTGACGGCGTTGCGCCAGGAGGCCTGGCGGCTCATGCACGAGTCACTGGCCACCCAGCACGAGTGGTTCGCCGCAGTGCTGCGTGGACACTACGGCTACTACGGCAGGCCGCACAATTATCCAGCGCTTAACGGCTTCTACCGCGAAGTGCGTCGGATCTGGCTGCACTGTCTGAGACGGCGCAGTCAGAAAAGTCGGCGCATGGGCTGGTCGGAGTTCGAGGCCCTGACGGCACGCTTCCGTCTGCCCGTTCCACGCATCACTCGCACTTGGGCGCAGGCGCGGATATGA